GACAAACGTGACATTTCTAAACCAAGTTGCCTTAATCATAAAGAGCTGTTTTCATCACGGCATATCCCCAGTGAGTGCAAAGGGACATAAATTGGAGAGACAAACTATTCTGCTCCGATTTTGCCAGGAAAGAATTCAAACCAGTGACGAACTGTGCTAAATAGTTTTATTGTTGATACTTGGAGTGATATCTTTCGTTATGGTGGAACAACTGATCAgcatttttttcctattcacgaTTGCAATTTATTTGGTTCTTTCGGAAGGTGAGTTTAAAAGATAGATTGTATCAGCGAAATGCTTCACCAAGTTAAAGATTTGTGCTGTACGTTTGGTCCTGCtttcatgaagaaaaatttcGATGATCAATGctttattcttctttcttcctttgCCGAGTGACCAAaaagtgaaattcatttttgttattattgagAAAATTATTCAATTGTGTTGAGTATAATGTTCATGCTTTCCCCAGCTTCCCTGCCTCTTTGGAGAGCTTCCATCTTCCGCAAATAATGCGGGAATGATTTGTCATTTCTTAAATGGCTGAAGCGGAATTTACATTTTATCTGTTCTTGTGAAGGATGGTTGGTTTGTCACGAcgctttaaatttgaaatcatgGAATTATTTACATGAATTATGTGATAAGAGATTACggcttaaaaaaatgaatatttttttccaattcgaGTTTCCACATATTAAAAGCATGAATATATTTTGTCTTATTTATTAGTCGTGGTTAGATTAGCGGGTCAGGCCTCCTTAATTGTTTTAGCTCATTCATTGATGAACGTCACTCTCATGATAATTTTGGTCCTTTCAAATGTCAATAAGTCGAATTCCAGTTTTCATCAGGAAAGCagtttctcaaaattaaaaaaaccctgaTGGCTTTCGGAGATAATTTTCTTAAGTGTGATGTCTGCCTTCAGTGCGTATCCCAGCCGATGTGTTTTCTCAGTCCgttttttcttccaaatttttgaaataacatCCTGTTATAATTTATAACAAGACGAAACAACCTACCGTTAAATAATTGATAGCGAGATCTTATCGAAgtcttattttcaaaacatactTTTTATTGCAGATGATTGCCGAATACTGCAGTTTTTGGAAGCTAAAGATGGCTCAGCGCTGGAAAAACACATCATAAGAACAATTGCCTTAAACTCTGAGCATTCGTGCAGAGTTCAGTGTTATCTGGAGAACGCATGCGTATCGTACAACTTTGGAAAGAGAGTAGCAGGAGATGAAGTCTGTGAATTAAACAATTCGACAGACATACAACATCCGGATGATTTAAAACCGAGAGTGAATTTCATTTATCGTGGAGCTGAGGTATATAAAAGTTTCctataattttataatttttgcaCCTAGAAAAGGATCTCTATAGGgataaccgttagccgtaaagcGGCCAAAAAGTTTAGCCTTAAAAATAGgcgtaaatattgacaaattcTAATCGTTAGTCGTAAAGAAACTTTAACtgttgaaataattgttttattatacatttttttaaacaatctgaaaaagaaaacacttctcTCTGGGTGTGTCATAAGTGTGAGAACACAGCGCGGACTACGGGCTTAGAAGCAAGGCAGACTTTGAAATCGACAAGATAATGTCAAATTCATTCGTCATTGTAAATTGAATGTATGCCGTCGTCCAATTAGAGTTTTCATAGTAAGTTTAATGTATAATAATGGAAGTTGTTAACCGTTAGcggtaaaatggccaaaatattTATCGTTAGCCATAAATGCCACCACCCCATTGGGACCCTCTCATAGAATAATCAAAGAAGCCCCCCTCTTTGAAGGTTTGTCGCTTTATTCAAAGGACAGTTTCAGGGCTAGAATTGATGTCACTTCAGCACAAGTTTCCCttcaatgaaagaaacagaTACAAAGTCCTAGCAGTCGGACCatatataattttgtaaaggaCTAAATGATGTCTCATTAGAGCGGTTCAATATTATAGTTCCTCGTTGATGCGGACACTGCAATCAGCACATGTCGAATGATTCACGCCCTGGCCCCAATTATGTTGTCAtattcttgggcaagacacatTACTATTACAatgtctctctccacccaggaacatgaatgattaaaaactatcagatcAGCATATTTCGATGAAGAGCTGCAGTTCTTCATGTCGCTTCATTCGAGGGAAACTGAGAAAAGCTATGGCAATTATGAGCTACAGCTCGCAAACCTTAACCTTTTATCATTCTAGAAAGAATTACGTTCATAGATTCTTTTCGTACTTTCCCATAATCCTCCTGTCTCCTTCAGtctgatttgaattttttttccatttatcatTTCCCAGAACTCATGTGGGACCACGCCTTGTATGAATGGTGGGACATGTCAATCCGGGTTTTTACCACACGGGTACCGCTGCCTTTGTACTGCAGGCTTTACTGGGTTAAAATGCAAAACAGGTAAGATATTTGAAAGGAACTGGATAACACCATCTGAAATCCAAGTTATCCTCTTCAGCCTATGACTATCCATGTTTTGACATCTaacaaaactaagaatttgTCACTGGTACCTCAAGAGCTCAAGGACGTAAGAGAGAGCACGAATAGTTCCTAATTCCATAGTCAGCTGCGACACTACAGAAACCAATtactgccaaaaaaaagaaaaaaatgaaaaaagaatatAATCTCCTGGCAAATTTTGATTAGACCCGTTTCTGAAGTCACTGGGGGTATCTTGCAATAACTAATCCCATATAACGAGTCTTTCTTGTTCTTAAAAGTCCTTGAACCCTATCAGGTCCCTTGTCTTGCGAGTGATTGAACATTTCATGTAGTGTTTATTCCCCAACAAATTATTGGAGCGACGCGCAAGGTAACGAATCATGCTCAGCTAAGCCAATCACAACTGGAATTGCAGATATAGACGATTGCAGGGCTAATCCGTGTCACAATGGAGGATCATGCCGAGATCTTGTCAATGGGTTCAAGTGTAACTGCCCTGAGGGGTACCTTGGAACTCTGTGTGATACAGGTTGGTGATTCCTAGGTTTGTTctttaataataatagttaatctttattgaggatgccaacatcacagaaagagtggtttacagaagggtcctctaaaggtaactacaaatcaatataattacgtaaaaatgtaaatataaatacaatcgaaaaaataaaacagaaaatcatacattatattaaaaaattaacactaatttaattaagctagtgctgcattaaaaaaaattaaaataaagctttcttgaTACCACGCTTAAATTGACTTAAGGTGGGCACATCTCTTAGGGAAAGGGGTAAGGCATTCCAAGCGTCCGctgcaaaatttgatgttatcCAGTGCCCCCATCTTCTATGTGCGGAAGATTTACGAATATTTCGCTTGGATCGTGTATTATAGTTATGATAATTGCTGTTAAAAGAGCAGTGAAAGGTGTGCATGAAAAGGTTATTAActaccttaaacataaaaatagcaCGATGTTCAGTTCTCCGCCTGTCTAAAGGTTTCCAATGGAGCTTTGAGAGTGCATCGCTTGCGGAAGCAGTAGGGGGAAGATCTAAAATGATTCGCGCAGCCTTATTGTGCAGGATTTGTAGCTCCGCCATAAGTGTAGTGTTGCCCCGGTCTCCCCATGTAATATCTCCATAGTCAAAAaggggcaaaacaaaagaattaaaaaaggttatccTAGCACTTAGTGGGAGACACGACTTAATCTGCCGCAAAAGACCTAGCTTCTTGTTTATCTTATTGCGCATGTGCTCAATATGATCCTCCCACGTAAGATtctgattaataattaatcctAAGTAAGGAAAGCATTGTGCTTCCTTAAGTTGCTTTCCATCGGCTGAAATAACAATGGAATCGATCCTACGTAGCCTCGAGTTACTACCTATTAGCATAAATTGGGACTTCTTGATGTTAAGAGTAAGTTGATTAAGTTTCAACCAGTCACATACTTGTCTGAGGTCAGAGTTCATCTTAGTTTCGATTTCTGAAATGAGTTTggaggaaaaatacaaaacggTGTCATCAGCGTACAAAGTAACGCTACAAGATTCAAGAACGTTAGGTAAGTCATTCATATAAATTATGAACAATAACGGGCCCAAGATTGAGCCTTGGGCAACTCCGACAGGTACTGTGTCAGGGTCAGACTGGGCTCTACCACAGCAAGTAACTTGGTTTCTATTGGAAAGGAAGGAGTCAAACCAGTTCTGTGCAGTATCATCCACACCAAAGCGGGACAGTTTGCGCGATAGGATGGAGTGATTCACGGTGTCGAACGCCTTCGTCAGGTCTAAAAAGACGGCCCCTGTAACGGTGCCGTTGTCCATGCCGAGAAGTAACTGATCAATAAACTGTGCAGAAGCTGTGGCAGACGAGGATTGCAGTCGAAAACCAAACTGTTTTGACGAGATTAGATTATTCTCTGTTAGGTAGCCATAGAGCGAAGAGCGAAcggaatattttgaaatagGTCTTCATGTTCGCACGTAAAAGGTTTAGGGTTAGGATTAGCAGCAGGGAATCTTTTGTACTTATTTGGACCCTTAACTTGGATGACCGGCTTTCGGAAACGTTAAGTGTCCTTTCCACCATTTTTAGCGCATGCTCTATGTTACACGTGGGATCGAGGGTAAATAGTGTCAGTATTGTCTGAATGtatattcaattaaaaaaatagaataactcCTTTGACTTTTTATAAATACACCTTATTCAATGGTTTAACTTAAAGTACGCGCGGATGTTTTGGGAGTTGAGTAGTATTTTATGTAAAAGTTGTGTAGAAAAATACGAGAAACGAGCATAATGTCCTCTCGTGTTATATGTTAAAACATCGAATTAGGGATATATGACTCCactattatttcactttttaatattttgatttgagtttGCGAAATACATCCTACGGCCCTCTTTGTTTATCGTATCGATCTCAGAAGGAGTACACGAAAGACGAAACAACACGGACGAAACCATTAAAGTGTTCTATGTGACCAACTAAAAGATCTGTCGCGCGTACAAGTTCGTTTCTTCACAAGTCAAGCCTAACAAacgcagaaaagaaaaatcaaagtttgttGCTCTGTATTTTTGCCCTGTTCTACGATGTAATACCGTCTATAAACGTGGCATACTTTGCGCGCGTCCTCATGAATTTATCTGATAAATTGATGCAGTAATGGAATAACAGATATATTGTTGT
The sequence above is a segment of the Pocillopora verrucosa isolate sample1 chromosome 5, ASM3666991v2, whole genome shotgun sequence genome. Coding sequences within it:
- the LOC136281169 gene encoding uromodulin-like; its protein translation is MVEQLISIFFLFTIAIYLVLSEDDCRILQFLEAKDGSALEKHIIRTIALNSEHSCRVQCYLENACVSYNFGKRVAGDEVCELNNSTDIQHPDDLKPRVNFIYRGAENSCGTTPCMNGGTCQSGFLPHGYRCLCTAGFTGLKCKTDIDDCRANPCHNGGSCRDLVNGFKCNCPEGYLGTLCDTAPSECKQYKFLNDSDRHSDFGRGDRKCDKNLTEDWYRFSAGAGTSILTLCLPHHRCGTDMPGWMDGAHPTVDEGVVSRKVCFHGYYNCCYRYIMINVRNCRSFFVYRLKPVQDCASRYCGKS